In one Neobacillus sp. CF12 genomic region, the following are encoded:
- a CDS encoding multicopper oxidase domain-containing protein has product MSFTNPGHHILRRSVAGKEAHWVKSFDPPKESPPTPELLEPTNPVPAFIAATIPGATMSIPNNQRIHLMKGRDLTMWDGKKLGFFLINFPDIPEAAEGTFPGATIRVPRGVIFHSYVEAHGQPAHSIHWHGIEPTAMNDGVGHTSMELGEYTYQWQPNHIGSYFYHCHRSTIQHFEFGLYGFLIVEPPDAYDSSDGKNVGGYPRRTAANLAKYPNFPGFIGGNLENGNPHAMTVPYDVEALWVIDDIDSVWREQADHAHQTFPKMGDEPGINDDFHENDSGSYDFFSFHDYNPDYFVVTGINFPGRIGSTVSIRPGLTIPAALNSGVHGMQISVNARRNQTILVRLLCAAYTKVKVTFPMDVVVIAVDGRALGVPPFGRYNQPYTIRAGTPIEMSTAQRLDVLIRSTRALSSYGQIEYRHHLSDAFLLNGRIPIVIK; this is encoded by the coding sequence ATGTCATTCACAAATCCAGGCCATCATATCCTACGGAGATCAGTGGCTGGCAAAGAAGCACACTGGGTTAAATCTTTCGATCCGCCAAAGGAGAGTCCGCCAACACCAGAGCTCTTGGAACCGACAAATCCAGTGCCTGCGTTTATTGCTGCAACGATACCAGGAGCAACGATGTCAATTCCAAATAACCAACGGATTCACCTCATGAAGGGGAGAGATCTCACGATGTGGGATGGAAAAAAACTTGGATTTTTTCTAATTAACTTTCCTGATATTCCCGAGGCTGCGGAAGGGACTTTTCCTGGTGCAACTATTCGAGTACCCCGCGGGGTGATTTTTCACAGTTATGTTGAGGCTCATGGGCAGCCTGCACATTCAATCCATTGGCATGGAATTGAACCTACTGCCATGAATGATGGAGTCGGACACACCTCAATGGAGTTGGGAGAATACACGTACCAATGGCAGCCTAATCATATCGGCAGTTATTTCTATCATTGTCATCGGAGTACCATTCAGCATTTCGAGTTTGGACTTTATGGTTTTTTAATTGTTGAACCACCTGATGCTTATGATTCTAGTGACGGCAAAAACGTTGGCGGCTATCCGCGACGTACAGCTGCCAATCTGGCAAAATATCCAAATTTCCCAGGTTTTATCGGCGGTAATTTAGAGAACGGTAATCCGCATGCCATGACTGTCCCCTATGATGTGGAAGCACTTTGGGTAATTGATGATATTGACTCTGTTTGGCGCGAACAGGCTGATCATGCACATCAAACATTTCCAAAGATGGGTGATGAGCCTGGAATAAACGATGATTTCCACGAAAATGACAGTGGAAGTTACGATTTCTTTTCCTTTCATGATTATAATCCTGATTACTTCGTGGTCACAGGTATTAATTTCCCAGGACGCATTGGCAGCACCGTTTCCATTCGCCCAGGATTAACGATTCCTGCCGCTTTAAATAGCGGTGTTCATGGAATGCAGATTTCTGTGAATGCCAGAAGAAACCAAACCATCCTGGTTCGTTTATTATGTGCTGCTTATACAAAGGTAAAAGTTACCTTCCCAATGGATGTTGTTGTAATCGCAGTTGATGGCCGTGCTCTCGGTGTTCCACCTTTTGGGCGCTATAATCAACCCTATACCATACGAGCTGGCACGCCAATTGAAATGTCTACTGCTCAGCGGTTAGATGTATTGATAAGGTCTACTAGAGCTTTAAGCTCCTATGGTCAAATAGAATATAGACATCATTTAAGCGATGCATTCCTTCTTAATGGAAGAATTCCCATTGTAATAAAATAA
- a CDS encoding multicopper oxidase domain-containing protein produces MKRRDFVKYAGGGLAALVVGSVLPAWVSNNSLLAVKQVQELSFTITDAVKDMITHNENNSAQCYFWMYKEANFPAEIPGPHIFTTVGSIIKVTITNELDEPHAFFIEGMVNSGPIPPGATKKIQFVASKAGTFLYYDNLNAPVNRIMGLHGALVVMPNEAVPGHKFTPYATPTPAVQQLFDDFGTTTHFPGLSWEQGDEATHTPAFRQYVWVLHAVSSRLFADVGNYPPGRDYPAAQFISAYQRDRYRPDGLNRKPDFFTINGQSGFFAAHNPYITPNHRVGEPAVIRILNAGLSLHSLHIHANHVYVTGINGVVQTNPPWLDTHTVKPLETVEWVVPFTRPPDVPNERGIGLADKPLISIANPEIKGSVPHPVWPPTEELNSHFPKIGSKTGDVDISVPLSPICYPMHDHSETSQSSQGGNYGMGMMSGLEFIGDRNTPGGVTTFPGAATYHGPDATGPAAGTEHESH; encoded by the coding sequence ATGAAACGAAGAGATTTTGTTAAGTATGCAGGAGGCGGTCTTGCCGCATTGGTCGTAGGCAGTGTGTTACCTGCATGGGTTTCTAATAACTCGCTTCTTGCAGTTAAACAGGTTCAAGAACTCAGTTTTACGATTACAGATGCGGTAAAGGACATGATTACTCATAACGAAAATAACTCTGCACAATGCTACTTCTGGATGTATAAGGAAGCCAATTTCCCAGCAGAAATTCCTGGACCACATATTTTCACAACAGTGGGTAGTATCATAAAGGTCACAATAACCAATGAATTAGATGAACCTCATGCATTTTTTATCGAAGGAATGGTAAACAGTGGTCCTATACCACCGGGAGCGACAAAAAAGATACAATTTGTCGCCTCTAAGGCAGGGACTTTTTTGTATTACGATAATCTAAACGCGCCAGTGAATCGGATTATGGGGCTTCACGGCGCATTGGTGGTCATGCCAAATGAGGCAGTTCCCGGGCATAAATTCACACCGTATGCCACACCTACCCCTGCTGTACAGCAGCTATTCGATGATTTCGGAACGACTACCCACTTCCCTGGATTATCATGGGAACAGGGTGATGAGGCAACACATACACCAGCTTTTAGACAATATGTCTGGGTCCTTCATGCTGTGAGTTCCCGTCTATTTGCTGACGTTGGGAACTATCCGCCAGGAAGAGATTATCCAGCGGCGCAATTTATAAGTGCGTATCAAAGAGATCGATACCGGCCAGATGGTTTGAACCGTAAACCAGACTTCTTTACGATTAATGGTCAATCTGGATTTTTTGCTGCTCATAATCCTTATATCACTCCAAACCATCGTGTTGGAGAACCAGCGGTCATAAGGATATTAAATGCCGGTTTGTCATTGCATTCCTTGCATATTCACGCTAATCATGTTTACGTGACTGGGATTAACGGTGTTGTTCAAACCAACCCACCGTGGTTAGATACTCATACTGTTAAACCGCTTGAAACTGTTGAATGGGTAGTACCATTTACTAGACCGCCAGATGTTCCAAATGAACGAGGGATTGGGCTTGCGGATAAACCACTTATCTCAATTGCAAATCCGGAGATTAAAGGATCAGTTCCACATCCTGTCTGGCCGCCAACGGAAGAGTTGAACTCCCACTTCCCTAAAATTGGATCCAAAACCGGCGATGTTGATATTTCTGTTCCTTTATCACCAATCTGCTACCCAATGCATGACCATTCAGAGACCAGTCAATCTTCACAAGGTGGAAACTATGGAATGGGAATGATGAGTGGGTTAGAATTCATCGGTGATCGAAACACACCTGGTGGCGTAACCACCTTCCCTGGAGCTGCAACGTATCATGGTCCGGACGCTACTGGACCTGCAGCTGGAACAGAACATGAAAGCCATTAA
- a CDS encoding AAA domain-containing protein, whose amino-acid sequence MTKTVEYIKEWQQALQNEIIYLKKYGSNKYRVTNGRLLSNDGTFTYYFDTAFSLKIPVGSSITFVWGGIKQGGRVLSSEGKGMIVQLEQSLGDLIPEAYIYHDPWELLEQLIERLGDITKSKQKRIRVNRLMNPSMPAKHPEEKIKSNVHELVLRSKYNPVTFVWGPPGTGKTYTLARVAANKYFQEKTVLILSHSNQAVDVLISEISDFIKKKDRFREGDVLRYGYNTGVAAESEVALTTNQLLQKQEHNLVEDKDSLIEERKNLKQDLAKSFSKRDSNQLLELEKKIARILEKIRQKEIEFVKDALVVGSTLAKSASDPAIYGREFDVVILDEASMAYVPQTAFAATLGKRVIICGDFKQLPPIASSRDSLVTKWLKEDVFHRAGVVDWVESGKLHPHLFLLKEQRRMHPDISAFTNQYIYHSLVGDHESVIKSRNHIVDQCPFSGRASILLDTSYMGAFCINEKSSHSRSNIWQALISLQLIHESYLGGARSIGYVTPYRAQANLMDLLLHDLYEKEVLSADIISATVHRFQGSERDVMIFDTVDSDPQERAGMLLTGKDSERLINVAITRTKGKFIHVCNHSFIRKHVYNRKTLRQLVEHQEKHSQSVRTKDIGTWIKNQLPRLKWIHALKLEQVFKDIEFARSSIVLSLPETHVLSEEWRHVLGNRNLSVNLTIVSGKSWPELKPDNWQEEGLTFPFIIIDQQILWLGLPLERGKGIQPPYIAARLDSQKVCENLLAQYFTAEI is encoded by the coding sequence ATGACGAAGACAGTTGAGTATATCAAAGAGTGGCAGCAGGCTCTCCAAAATGAAATAATCTATTTAAAAAAATATGGCAGCAACAAATACAGGGTAACAAATGGCAGGCTGCTCTCCAATGATGGTACCTTTACCTACTATTTTGACACAGCCTTTTCCTTGAAAATTCCAGTTGGTTCTTCCATTACATTCGTGTGGGGTGGAATAAAGCAGGGAGGACGAGTTCTTTCCTCAGAAGGAAAGGGCATGATTGTTCAACTAGAACAATCGTTAGGTGATTTAATCCCGGAGGCATACATCTATCATGATCCTTGGGAACTTCTCGAACAACTCATTGAACGATTAGGGGATATTACAAAAAGTAAGCAAAAACGCATACGGGTCAATCGATTAATGAACCCTTCCATGCCGGCAAAACATCCCGAAGAAAAAATAAAAAGCAATGTACATGAATTAGTATTACGATCAAAGTACAATCCTGTCACCTTTGTATGGGGACCGCCTGGTACAGGTAAAACCTATACACTAGCACGGGTTGCTGCCAATAAATATTTTCAAGAAAAAACAGTCCTTATCCTATCACACAGTAATCAAGCGGTTGACGTATTAATCAGTGAAATCTCAGACTTTATCAAAAAGAAGGACCGCTTCCGGGAAGGTGACGTTCTTCGATACGGATATAATACGGGAGTGGCAGCTGAAAGTGAAGTAGCGCTTACGACAAATCAACTCCTTCAGAAACAGGAACACAATCTGGTTGAAGATAAAGACTCATTGATAGAGGAAAGAAAGAATTTAAAACAGGATTTAGCGAAGTCGTTTAGTAAAAGAGACTCCAATCAACTCTTAGAGCTCGAGAAGAAGATTGCAAGAATACTTGAGAAAATCCGTCAAAAGGAAATTGAATTTGTTAAGGATGCACTAGTGGTCGGATCTACACTTGCTAAATCAGCTAGCGATCCTGCTATCTATGGCAGGGAGTTTGACGTGGTCATACTCGATGAAGCGAGTATGGCCTACGTACCACAAACAGCTTTTGCAGCAACACTTGGTAAGAGGGTCATCATTTGCGGAGATTTTAAACAATTACCGCCTATCGCCTCCTCAAGGGACTCTCTTGTCACAAAGTGGCTAAAAGAAGATGTTTTTCACCGAGCGGGAGTAGTAGATTGGGTAGAGTCTGGAAAACTTCATCCCCATTTATTTTTATTAAAAGAGCAGCGGAGGATGCACCCGGATATCTCAGCCTTTACCAATCAATACATATATCATTCACTCGTGGGTGATCATGAAAGTGTTATAAAGAGCAGGAACCATATAGTCGACCAATGTCCTTTTTCAGGACGTGCATCCATTCTTTTAGATACAAGTTATATGGGTGCTTTTTGTATCAATGAAAAAAGTTCCCATTCGAGATCAAATATCTGGCAGGCGCTGATTTCTCTTCAGTTAATTCATGAATCTTACTTAGGTGGTGCACGGTCAATTGGATATGTAACACCATACCGAGCACAAGCAAATTTAATGGATCTCTTACTACACGACCTATATGAAAAAGAAGTATTATCTGCAGATATAATCTCTGCTACTGTTCACAGGTTCCAAGGCAGTGAGAGAGATGTTATGATCTTCGATACAGTCGATTCTGACCCACAGGAACGTGCTGGAATGCTGCTGACTGGCAAGGACAGTGAACGGTTAATTAACGTTGCGATTACCAGAACCAAGGGGAAATTCATTCATGTCTGTAATCATTCCTTTATCCGCAAGCATGTCTATAATCGAAAGACCCTTAGACAACTTGTCGAACACCAAGAAAAACACTCTCAAAGTGTAAGGACGAAAGATATTGGTACGTGGATAAAAAATCAACTCCCAAGATTAAAGTGGATACATGCACTTAAATTGGAGCAGGTTTTCAAGGACATAGAATTTGCTCGCTCCTCCATTGTGCTTTCCTTACCAGAAACTCATGTATTATCTGAGGAATGGAGACATGTGTTAGGTAACCGAAATCTGTCTGTCAACTTAACCATTGTTTCAGGTAAGTCTTGGCCAGAATTAAAGCCAGACAACTGGCAGGAGGAAGGGTTAACATTCCCTTTTATCATTATTGACCAGCAAATTTTGTGGCTTGGATTACCATTAGAAAGAGGAAAAGGGATTCAACCTCCCTATATCGCAGCAAGGTTAGACTCCCAAAAGGTATGCGAAAATTTGCTTGCACAGTATTTCACCGCTGAAATATAG
- the proB gene encoding glutamate 5-kinase, with product MKKQLVVVKIGSSSLTTASGAISEEKIRDHIEALAFLKEQGHDVILISSGAIAAGFGALGYPTRPKSVAGKQAAAAVGQGLLMQHYILKFKEFGIVPAQILLTRDDFYSLERFHNLYNTISELLQRGVIPIINENDSVSIEELTFGDNDMLSALVSGFLHANALIILTDVNGLYNGNPNVVKDAKKYDFIPQVYDELLEEAGGSGSSVGTGGMKSKLLAAKKALSFGVSVFVGTGRGKEKLSAILEGNGDGTYIGGSFQTQMQKKKQWIAFHSHTAGIVEIDDGAEAAIVTNGKSLLPVGVTNVIGDFNAMDVVEVHNQRGELIGKGQIYYSSKNLQILKGLPGEKTKNFSINKRAEVIHRNNWVSLSESEV from the coding sequence ATGAAGAAACAACTCGTGGTTGTAAAGATAGGAAGTAGTTCGCTAACAACAGCTTCAGGGGCGATATCTGAAGAAAAAATCCGTGATCATATCGAGGCACTAGCCTTCTTAAAAGAACAAGGCCATGATGTCATTCTCATCTCATCGGGGGCTATTGCTGCAGGCTTTGGAGCACTAGGCTATCCAACACGACCAAAAAGTGTTGCGGGTAAACAAGCTGCAGCAGCAGTAGGTCAGGGATTATTAATGCAGCATTATATTTTAAAATTTAAAGAGTTTGGTATTGTTCCTGCCCAAATTTTACTAACTAGAGATGATTTTTATAGCCTCGAGCGGTTTCACAATCTATACAATACGATTTCTGAACTGCTTCAGCGGGGAGTTATACCAATTATTAATGAAAATGATTCGGTGTCGATTGAGGAATTGACGTTTGGTGACAATGATATGTTGTCTGCACTTGTAAGTGGGTTTTTACATGCCAACGCTTTAATCATCTTAACCGATGTAAATGGGTTATATAACGGCAATCCAAACGTAGTAAAAGATGCAAAAAAGTATGATTTTATCCCACAAGTATATGATGAACTCCTTGAAGAAGCTGGTGGCAGTGGCTCATCGGTTGGGACTGGGGGAATGAAATCGAAGCTTCTGGCGGCGAAAAAAGCTCTCTCCTTCGGTGTCAGTGTCTTTGTCGGGACGGGGCGGGGGAAGGAAAAACTTTCGGCTATTTTAGAAGGTAACGGGGACGGGACCTATATTGGAGGTTCATTCCAAACCCAAATGCAAAAGAAGAAACAATGGATTGCGTTTCATTCACATACTGCAGGGATTGTTGAAATTGATGACGGGGCAGAAGCTGCCATTGTTACAAACGGAAAAAGTCTGCTGCCTGTTGGGGTAACGAATGTAATTGGTGATTTTAATGCGATGGATGTTGTCGAGGTCCACAATCAAAGAGGTGAATTGATTGGTAAAGGACAAATCTATTATTCTTCAAAAAATCTACAAATATTAAAAGGGTTACCTGGAGAGAAAACAAAAAACTTTTCAATCAATAAACGTGCAGAAGTGATTCATCGAAATAACTGGGTCAGTCTGTCAGAAAGTGAGGTATAG
- a CDS encoding glutamate-5-semialdehyde dehydrogenase, whose translation MNELIEKAKKLRSASKVLAILSTEEKNEALAKMGDRLLNGKDWILSENAKDIKAGKEKGLTDSLLDRLLLTEDRIQQIVEGIRQLIKLDDPIGETIEAWERPNGLQIHTVRVPLGVIGMVYEARPNVTVDAGSLCLKAGNAVLLRGSTTALHSNKALVKVMREALAESKIPADAVQLLEDTSRETASQMFKLNQYLDVLIPRGGAGLIQSVIENATVPVLETGVGNCHVFIDETAQKQMAIDIAINAKMHRPSVCNAAETLLLHKDWLYVSEILHSLNEKGVELRGDEQLSTEYIFVNKATEEDWKSEFLAPVLAVKLVTDVKEAIGHIDQYGTKHSEAIISEHEGNVKLFFQAVDAAVVYHNASTRFTDGEQFGYGAEIGISTQKLHARGPMGLKAITTTKAIVQGNGQIRS comes from the coding sequence ATGAATGAATTAATAGAAAAAGCAAAAAAGTTAAGGTCAGCCTCGAAGGTACTTGCTATTCTCTCAACAGAAGAGAAGAATGAAGCCTTAGCCAAGATGGGGGATAGGCTGCTAAATGGTAAAGACTGGATTCTGTCTGAGAATGCGAAGGATATAAAAGCAGGTAAGGAAAAAGGATTAACAGACTCATTATTAGATCGGTTATTGCTGACAGAAGATAGAATCCAACAAATTGTTGAAGGTATTCGCCAGTTGATTAAACTTGATGACCCTATCGGTGAAACGATTGAAGCTTGGGAACGTCCAAACGGTTTACAGATTCATACTGTTCGTGTTCCGCTTGGTGTCATTGGTATGGTGTATGAGGCTCGTCCGAATGTAACCGTTGATGCGGGCAGTCTTTGCTTAAAAGCGGGAAATGCTGTTTTGTTAAGAGGCAGCACCACTGCACTTCATTCGAATAAGGCGCTTGTTAAGGTTATGCGTGAAGCTCTTGCTGAAAGTAAGATCCCAGCTGATGCTGTTCAGTTACTTGAGGATACAAGCAGGGAAACGGCTTCACAAATGTTTAAGTTGAATCAATATCTCGATGTGTTGATTCCACGCGGAGGCGCTGGTTTGATTCAATCTGTCATTGAAAATGCAACCGTACCTGTTCTTGAAACCGGTGTTGGTAATTGTCATGTATTCATTGATGAAACAGCGCAAAAGCAAATGGCCATTGATATTGCTATCAATGCAAAAATGCACAGACCATCTGTTTGTAATGCGGCTGAAACCCTGCTGCTCCATAAAGACTGGTTATATGTATCCGAGATTCTTCATTCTCTTAACGAAAAAGGAGTGGAGCTCCGAGGTGATGAACAGCTATCAACAGAATATATCTTTGTTAATAAAGCGACGGAAGAAGATTGGAAGTCTGAATTTTTAGCGCCCGTCCTAGCGGTGAAATTGGTTACTGATGTGAAAGAAGCGATTGGGCATATTGATCAATACGGTACAAAGCATTCAGAAGCTATCATCAGTGAACATGAGGGGAATGTAAAATTATTTTTCCAGGCAGTCGACGCAGCGGTTGTCTACCATAATGCTTCCACTCGTTTTACGGATGGGGAACAATTTGGTTATGGAGCGGAAATTGGCATTAGTACACAGAAACTCCATGCTCGGGGACCGATGGGGCTAAAGGCGATTACTACAACAAAGGCCATTGTACAAGGTAACGGACAAATTCGTTCATAA
- a CDS encoding YqcI/YcgG family protein, which yields MYLVTKENIHQISLEAWKKEAIKKFDEKIMDKNKPFPCIPATMGYQLNRFCFGFVSSPHHPHSSRELAHLLKDYSNIYKSIGTYTSLVIFYEPPQEMKHQTSIEQFEQVFWEQLNQLSKMDEVKWPNHIPTDPTQPMWEFCFHGEQYFMFCATPSHKYRNSRHFPYFMLAITPRWVLEKFTSTPLHAEKMKAKIRERLVNYDSVPIHPDLNTYGKNDNLEWKQYFLRDDDTTLSKCPFHKKNREQE from the coding sequence ATGTATTTAGTTACCAAGGAAAACATTCATCAAATATCCCTTGAAGCATGGAAAAAAGAGGCGATAAAAAAATTCGATGAGAAGATAATGGATAAGAATAAACCGTTTCCATGTATCCCAGCAACTATGGGCTATCAACTGAATCGGTTTTGCTTTGGATTTGTATCGAGTCCACACCATCCTCATTCCTCTAGAGAATTAGCACATTTGCTAAAGGATTACTCGAATATTTACAAATCCATTGGTACCTATACATCACTTGTTATTTTTTATGAGCCTCCTCAAGAAATGAAACATCAAACTTCAATAGAGCAATTTGAACAGGTGTTTTGGGAACAACTTAACCAACTCAGTAAAATGGATGAGGTAAAATGGCCAAATCATATCCCTACAGACCCAACTCAGCCAATGTGGGAATTTTGCTTTCATGGCGAACAATACTTTATGTTTTGTGCAACCCCATCCCACAAATATAGAAATAGTCGACATTTCCCCTATTTTATGCTTGCGATTACACCTAGATGGGTTTTAGAAAAGTTTACATCCACACCTTTACATGCCGAAAAAATGAAAGCAAAAATACGCGAACGATTAGTAAACTATGATTCAGTACCCATTCATCCGGATTTAAATACGTATGGAAAAAACGATAACCTTGAATGGAAACAATACTTCCTTAGAGACGATGATACAACATTATCAAAATGTCCATTCCATAAAAAAAATAGAGAACAAGAATAA